A genomic region of Papaver somniferum cultivar HN1 chromosome 7, ASM357369v1, whole genome shotgun sequence contains the following coding sequences:
- the LOC113300306 gene encoding polygalacturonase-like yields the protein MIVPKGKKFLVGPINFLGPCLTKIITVQISGTIVGPVTLKEWGWPNIIIRWIVFKNVDGLTVQGGGIINVRGNCWCENSCNNRNGKNRPGCSKTQPHSVNFISTSNSQLKDVTVTNSPKFHVTLLDLTNFNVTNLKVDSPEDSPNTDGLHSKALRMLASETVTSGAATIVFPLATAAFTSTSMIAIADLGMESVSGLWGSVGTGQRLKKFMCKE from the exons ATGATCGTCCCCAAAGGAAAGAAGTTTTTAGTCGGACCAATTAACTTCTTAGGTCCGTGCCTGACCAAAATTATTACTGTTCAG ATATCTGGAACAATAGTTGGTCCTGTAACTCTTAAAGAATGGGGATGGCCAAATATCATTATAAGATGGATCGTATTCAAAAACGTGGATGGGCTTACTGTACAAGGAGGAGGAATAATCAATGTCCGTGGTAATTGTTGGTGCGAGAACTCCTGCAACAACCGTAACGGTAAAAACCGCCCG GGTTGCTCCAAAACGCAGCCACATTCAGTTAACTTCATTTCCACTAGTAATAGCCAGTTGAAAGATGTAACGGTCACCAATAGCCCGAAGTTCCACGTGACGTTATTGGACTTGACTAACTTTAACGTCACAAACCTGAAGGTGGATTCCCCCGAAGATAGTCCAAACACGGACGGCTTGCATAGCAAAGCGTTGAGAATGTTAGCATCAGAAACAGTTACTTCAGGAGCG GCGACGATTGTGTTTCCGTTGGCAACAGCAGCTTTCACGTCTACATCAATGATTGCCATTGCGGACCTGGGCATGGAATCAG tATCGGGTCTTTGGGGGAGTGTGGGAACAGGGCAGAGGTTGAAGAAATTCATGTGCAAAGAGTAA